The Diospyros lotus cultivar Yz01 chromosome 15, ASM1463336v1, whole genome shotgun sequence genome has a window encoding:
- the LOC127792108 gene encoding (-)-germacrene D synthase-like isoform X1 encodes MASSTRRSANFHPSIWGDRFLVYSAASTTEGVDVSAEQRQHEQLKDRIRTTLVTAASADFIDAIQRLGVAYHFESEIEAELQRMNRTWHRRRLDDAGDGVYGTALTFRLLRQQGFPVSSDMFKELKGRDGQFKECLTRDVEALLSLYEAAHLRVQGEDVLDELVAFTTAQLESSLPDLGDALAGKVIHALNQPIRTGLTRVEARSYISLFEPKGHDDALLLDFAKLDFNLLQKLHQRELSEITRWSKDLDVAKKLSFARDRVVECYFWIMEVYFEPQYELSRRILTKVIAMTSIIDDTYDAYGTFEELALFTDAVEKWHVDATGPLPEYMRLCYEALLDVYNMIEEEMAKQGRSYAVDYAKLAMKKLVRAYFEEVKWFHQGYTPSMEEYMQVALVTCGYEMLSTNSFVGMGDLATQQAFEWVSSCPLIVRASSIICRLMSDLVGHKFEQEKGHVASAMECYMEQYKASEEKAVVELEKQVGNAWKDINAEMLQPTAVPMTLLVRVDNLARVIDVVYKNDDGYTHSGTKLKDFVTSTLIEAVPTLITS; translated from the exons ATGGCATCATCAACCCGTCGTTCCGCCAATTTCCATCCTTCCATTTGGGGGGATCGTTTCCTTGTTTATTCTGCTGCGTCTACTACG GAGGGAGTCGATGTAAGCGCAGAGCAGCGGCAACATGAGCAGCTGAAAGACCGGATAAGAACGACATTGGTGACAGCTGCTTCTGCCGACTTCATAGATGCCATCCAACGCCTGGGCGTGGCTTACCATTTCGAGAGCGAGATCGAGGCGGAATTGCAGCGCATGAACAGGACCTGGCATCGTCGACGACTCGATGACGCCGGCGACGGTGTTTACGGCACTGCTCTCACTTTCCGGCTGCTCAGACAACAGGGGTTTCCTGTGTCTTCTG ATATGTTCAAGGAACTGAAGGGACGAGACGGCCAGTTTAAGGAATGCTTAACGAGAGATGTGGAGGCACTGTTAAGCTTGTACGAGGCTGCGCATCTCAGGGTGCAGGGAGAAGACGTCTTGGATGAGCTGGTCGCCTTCACCACTGCCCAGTTGGAGTCTTCCCTACCGGACCTAGGCGATGCTCTTGCCGGCAAGGTGATACATGCTCTAAACCAGCCCATCCGAACGGGCCTGACAAGGGTAGAGGCAAGGAGCTATATCTCTTTGTTTGAACCAAAAGGGCATGATGATGCACTCCTCCTCGACTTTGCCAAGTTAGATTTCAACCTGTTGCAGAAGCTACACCAAAGAGAGCTCAGTGAGATCACAAG gtgGTCGAAAGATTTAGATGTGGCAAAGAAGCTGTCGTTTGCAAGAGATAGAGTGGTGGAGTGCTACTTTTGGATAATGGAAGTTTATTTTGAACCCCAATATGAGCTCAGTAGAAGAATACTAACCAAAGTGATTGCTATGACCTCTATTATAGACGACACATACGATGCCTATGGCACCTTTGAAGAACTTGCCCTCTTCACTGATGCAGTTgaaaa GTGGCATGTGGATGCTACAGGTCCACTTCCAGAGTACATGAGGCTGTGCTACGAAGCATTGCTTGATGTTTACAACATGATTGAGGAGGAGATGGCAAAACAAGGGAGGTCTTATGCCGTTGACTATGCAAAATTAGCA ATGAAGAAGCTGGTGAGGGCCTACTTTGAGGAGGTCAAATGGTTCCACCAAGGCTACACTCCGTCCATGGAAGAGTACATGCAAGTGGCGCTTGTAACCTGTGGTTATGAGATGCTTTCAACCAATTCATTTGTTGGGATGGGTGATTTGGCCACCCAACAAGCTTTTGAATGGGTGTCAAGTTGCCCTTTAATTGTTAGGGCTTCCTCTATTATATGTCGGCTCATGAGTGATCTGGTAGGCCACAAG TTCGAGCAGGAGAAAGGGCACGTAGCCTCTGCTATGGAATGCTACATGGAACAGTATAAAGCATCAGAGGAAAAGGCAGTGGTTGAACTTGAGAAGCAAGTTGGAAATGCATGGAAGGACATTAATGCAGAGATGTTACAACCAACTGCAGTGCCAATGACTTTGCTTGTGCGAGTAGACAATCTTGCCAGAGTGATAGATGTTGTGTACAAGAACGACGATGGCTACACTCATTCTGGGACGAAGCTTAAGGATTTTGTCACCTCCACACTTATTGAGGCCGTGCCCACACTTATTAcaagttaa
- the LOC127792108 gene encoding (-)-germacrene D synthase-like isoform X3, producing MASSTRRSANFHPSIWGDRFLVYSAASTTEGVDVSAEQRQHEQLKDRIRTTLVTAASADFIDAIQRLGVAYHFESEIEAELQRMNRTWHRRRLDDAGDGVYGTALTFRLLRQQGFPVSSDMFKELKGRDGQFKECLTRDVEALLSLYEAAHLRVQGEDVLDELVAFTTAQLESSLPDLGDALAGKVIHALNQPIRTGLTRVEARSYISLFEPKGHDDALLLDFAKLDFNLLQKLHQRELSEITRWSKDLDVAKKLSFARDRVVECYFWIMEVYFEPQYELSRRILTKVIAMTSIIDDTYDAYGTFEELALFTDAVEKWHVDATGPLPEYMRLCYEALLDVYNMIEEEMAKQGRSYAVDYAKLAFEQEKGHVASAMECYMEQYKASEEKAVVELEKQVGNAWKDINAEMLQPTAVPMTLLVRVDNLARVIDVVYKNDDGYTHSGTKLKDFVTSTLIEAVPTLITS from the exons ATGGCATCATCAACCCGTCGTTCCGCCAATTTCCATCCTTCCATTTGGGGGGATCGTTTCCTTGTTTATTCTGCTGCGTCTACTACG GAGGGAGTCGATGTAAGCGCAGAGCAGCGGCAACATGAGCAGCTGAAAGACCGGATAAGAACGACATTGGTGACAGCTGCTTCTGCCGACTTCATAGATGCCATCCAACGCCTGGGCGTGGCTTACCATTTCGAGAGCGAGATCGAGGCGGAATTGCAGCGCATGAACAGGACCTGGCATCGTCGACGACTCGATGACGCCGGCGACGGTGTTTACGGCACTGCTCTCACTTTCCGGCTGCTCAGACAACAGGGGTTTCCTGTGTCTTCTG ATATGTTCAAGGAACTGAAGGGACGAGACGGCCAGTTTAAGGAATGCTTAACGAGAGATGTGGAGGCACTGTTAAGCTTGTACGAGGCTGCGCATCTCAGGGTGCAGGGAGAAGACGTCTTGGATGAGCTGGTCGCCTTCACCACTGCCCAGTTGGAGTCTTCCCTACCGGACCTAGGCGATGCTCTTGCCGGCAAGGTGATACATGCTCTAAACCAGCCCATCCGAACGGGCCTGACAAGGGTAGAGGCAAGGAGCTATATCTCTTTGTTTGAACCAAAAGGGCATGATGATGCACTCCTCCTCGACTTTGCCAAGTTAGATTTCAACCTGTTGCAGAAGCTACACCAAAGAGAGCTCAGTGAGATCACAAG gtgGTCGAAAGATTTAGATGTGGCAAAGAAGCTGTCGTTTGCAAGAGATAGAGTGGTGGAGTGCTACTTTTGGATAATGGAAGTTTATTTTGAACCCCAATATGAGCTCAGTAGAAGAATACTAACCAAAGTGATTGCTATGACCTCTATTATAGACGACACATACGATGCCTATGGCACCTTTGAAGAACTTGCCCTCTTCACTGATGCAGTTgaaaa GTGGCATGTGGATGCTACAGGTCCACTTCCAGAGTACATGAGGCTGTGCTACGAAGCATTGCTTGATGTTTACAACATGATTGAGGAGGAGATGGCAAAACAAGGGAGGTCTTATGCCGTTGACTATGCAAAATTAGCA TTCGAGCAGGAGAAAGGGCACGTAGCCTCTGCTATGGAATGCTACATGGAACAGTATAAAGCATCAGAGGAAAAGGCAGTGGTTGAACTTGAGAAGCAAGTTGGAAATGCATGGAAGGACATTAATGCAGAGATGTTACAACCAACTGCAGTGCCAATGACTTTGCTTGTGCGAGTAGACAATCTTGCCAGAGTGATAGATGTTGTGTACAAGAACGACGATGGCTACACTCATTCTGGGACGAAGCTTAAGGATTTTGTCACCTCCACACTTATTGAGGCCGTGCCCACACTTATTAcaagttaa
- the LOC127792108 gene encoding valencene synthase-like isoform X2, whose amino-acid sequence MASSTRRSANFHPSIWGDRFLVYSAASTTEGVDVSAEQRQHEQLKDRIRTTLVTAASADFIDAIQRLGVAYHFESEIEAELQRMNRTWHRRRLDDAGDGVYGTALTFRLLRQQGFPVSSDMFKELKGRDGQFKECLTRDVEALLSLYEAAHLRVQGEDVLDELVAFTTAQLESSLPDLGDALAGKVIHALNQPIRTGLTRVEARSYISLFEPKGHDDALLLDFAKLDFNLLQKLHQRELSEITRWHVDATGPLPEYMRLCYEALLDVYNMIEEEMAKQGRSYAVDYAKLAMKKLVRAYFEEVKWFHQGYTPSMEEYMQVALVTCGYEMLSTNSFVGMGDLATQQAFEWVSSCPLIVRASSIICRLMSDLVGHKFEQEKGHVASAMECYMEQYKASEEKAVVELEKQVGNAWKDINAEMLQPTAVPMTLLVRVDNLARVIDVVYKNDDGYTHSGTKLKDFVTSTLIEAVPTLITS is encoded by the exons ATGGCATCATCAACCCGTCGTTCCGCCAATTTCCATCCTTCCATTTGGGGGGATCGTTTCCTTGTTTATTCTGCTGCGTCTACTACG GAGGGAGTCGATGTAAGCGCAGAGCAGCGGCAACATGAGCAGCTGAAAGACCGGATAAGAACGACATTGGTGACAGCTGCTTCTGCCGACTTCATAGATGCCATCCAACGCCTGGGCGTGGCTTACCATTTCGAGAGCGAGATCGAGGCGGAATTGCAGCGCATGAACAGGACCTGGCATCGTCGACGACTCGATGACGCCGGCGACGGTGTTTACGGCACTGCTCTCACTTTCCGGCTGCTCAGACAACAGGGGTTTCCTGTGTCTTCTG ATATGTTCAAGGAACTGAAGGGACGAGACGGCCAGTTTAAGGAATGCTTAACGAGAGATGTGGAGGCACTGTTAAGCTTGTACGAGGCTGCGCATCTCAGGGTGCAGGGAGAAGACGTCTTGGATGAGCTGGTCGCCTTCACCACTGCCCAGTTGGAGTCTTCCCTACCGGACCTAGGCGATGCTCTTGCCGGCAAGGTGATACATGCTCTAAACCAGCCCATCCGAACGGGCCTGACAAGGGTAGAGGCAAGGAGCTATATCTCTTTGTTTGAACCAAAAGGGCATGATGATGCACTCCTCCTCGACTTTGCCAAGTTAGATTTCAACCTGTTGCAGAAGCTACACCAAAGAGAGCTCAGTGAGATCACAAG GTGGCATGTGGATGCTACAGGTCCACTTCCAGAGTACATGAGGCTGTGCTACGAAGCATTGCTTGATGTTTACAACATGATTGAGGAGGAGATGGCAAAACAAGGGAGGTCTTATGCCGTTGACTATGCAAAATTAGCA ATGAAGAAGCTGGTGAGGGCCTACTTTGAGGAGGTCAAATGGTTCCACCAAGGCTACACTCCGTCCATGGAAGAGTACATGCAAGTGGCGCTTGTAACCTGTGGTTATGAGATGCTTTCAACCAATTCATTTGTTGGGATGGGTGATTTGGCCACCCAACAAGCTTTTGAATGGGTGTCAAGTTGCCCTTTAATTGTTAGGGCTTCCTCTATTATATGTCGGCTCATGAGTGATCTGGTAGGCCACAAG TTCGAGCAGGAGAAAGGGCACGTAGCCTCTGCTATGGAATGCTACATGGAACAGTATAAAGCATCAGAGGAAAAGGCAGTGGTTGAACTTGAGAAGCAAGTTGGAAATGCATGGAAGGACATTAATGCAGAGATGTTACAACCAACTGCAGTGCCAATGACTTTGCTTGTGCGAGTAGACAATCTTGCCAGAGTGATAGATGTTGTGTACAAGAACGACGATGGCTACACTCATTCTGGGACGAAGCTTAAGGATTTTGTCACCTCCACACTTATTGAGGCCGTGCCCACACTTATTAcaagttaa